The Planococcus halocryophilus nucleotide sequence GGGATCATGGCATTTTTCAATGTATGAATCCAAATGACATTTTTTTCTTTCACACCTTTTGCACGCGCAGTTCGAACGTAATCAGCGCGAATTACTTCTAACATCGAGGAACGAGTCATTCGGGCAATCATAGCCGCTGATCCGGTTCCTAGCGTAATTGCCGGTAATATTAATTCTTTGATACCGTCAATTGTATAAAATGGATTCGACATCCCGCCTACAGGGAGCCATTGAAGGTTAACAGAGAACACTAAAATCAATAATGCCCCGAGCCAAAAATTCGGAATGGAAATCCCTGCAAGTGCAAACGTAGTTGCCGAGACATCTAAAAGCGAATTTTGTTTTAATGCCGAAACCAATCCTGTAATAACTCCAAGAATCACAGCAACTATCATACTGGCAATGGCTAACTTCAACGTATTAGGAAACCGGATCATAATGGCATCAGCAACTGGTTGACTAGTCTGGTATGAATAACCAAAGTCACCTTGTACAGCATTTCCTACGTACCTTGCATATTGTGTAAGGAAAGGATCATTTAACCCCAAATTGTCTCGAATCGCAGTAATATCTGATTCGGTCGCTGTTGGCCCTCCAATAACAGCCGCCGGGTCTCCCGGTGCGATATACATCGAAGAAAACACAAGAAAAGAAATCCCTACCAACAAGAATAGTAATTGCAAAGCTCGACGTATGATTAAAGATATCAACAATACACCCCCCTAAAATCATTTGTTAAGCATTTATTCAT carries:
- a CDS encoding ABC transporter permease, translated to MISLIIRRALQLLFLLVGISFLVFSSMYIAPGDPAAVIGGPTATESDITAIRDNLGLNDPFLTQYARYVGNAVQGDFGYSYQTSQPVADAIMIRFPNTLKLAIASMIVAVILGVITGLVSALKQNSLLDVSATTFALAGISIPNFWLGALLILVFSVNLQWLPVGGMSNPFYTIDGIKELILPAITLGTGSAAMIARMTRSSMLEVIRADYVRTARAKGVKEKNVIWIHTLKNAMIPIITVIGLNFGLLLGGTIITEKVFAINGVGRLMIDAIAARDFPMVQGSVLLVATLFVLVNLIVDIVYTYIDPRIKYE